The nucleotide sequence CATACAGGGGTCGACATGCTGATAGGGGAAGGCGGAGCACCAGAAGGCGTTTTAGCCGCTGTTGCCTTGAAATGTCTTGGGGGAGACATGCAAGGTAAGCTTGTTCCGAAAAATAGAGAAGAATTCGAAAGATGCTTTAAAATGGGGTTAGATATAGAGAGCGTCTTAACATTAAATGATTTGGTCTCTGGTGATGATGCCATTTTTGCTGCCACGGGAGTTACAGACGGAGAGCTCCTTAAGGGCGTGCAGTATAAAGGGGATATCGCCACGACACAATCAATCGTAATGAGAGCGAAGTCTGGTACAGTAAGATTTGTAGATGGTCAACATAGTCTAATGAAAAAGCCAAATTTAGTAATGGGGTAGGATGGGCCGTGGGCTCATCCTTTTTGTTTTTCTCATATAGGAATTATATGTGCTGAGCGTTAACACAGCAGGCTTAGAGCTTCCTTTTTCCATAAAAAATGTAACAAAATAGTCGCAATTGGAAATAAAACATATCTATTTATCTACTAAGTTGTATGGTATCTTATTTTAGGAAACTTTATCTGGAGGGTAGATTCATAAATGGAAAAGAGACTAACAACTAAGATGGAAACATCTACAAACAGCGTGAACCTTCATTCGGAACATATAGTAACTTTTTTGAAAGACAATGGAGGCAATCATGTCTCTCATCTATTCTTTTTAAATGATAAAGAGGTATATTGGGCACAAAGACAAACCGTGTTGATTGTATATAAAAAGATTGCAAATAAATTAGTTGTACTAGGGGATCCAATCGGGCCAGATGCTTCGATTCCCGATGCGATACGAGAGTTTCACCAATATTGTGAATATCAAGGGTTAAAACCAATCTTCTATCAAGTGAGCCCGGCATTCATGCAGTTTTATCATGAGACAGGCTATCGATTTGTTAAGCTTGGGGAAGAAGGGAAAGTTAATCTACAAACTTTCACTCTAGCTGGTAAAAAGGGATCGAAGCTTCGGACAAGATTCAATAAGTTTGCTAGGAACGGCTTTCAGTTTCAAGTAGTAAACCCACCTTATTCGAAAGAGTTCTTACAACAACTTAAGGAAGTATCTGATTCATGGCTAGGTGGTCAAAAGGAAAAAACATTTTCCGTCGTTTCTTTTAGCGAAGAATATGTATCGAGATTTCATGTAGGAATTTTAACGGATGAAAATGACCAAATCATTGCATTCGCGACACTTGCGGACGATTTTAGAGAAACGATTAATATCGATCTCATGCGAAAAAGAGCGGATAGCCCTCACGGAACGATGGATGTGTTATTTATTCATATCTTGGAATGGGCAAAAGAAAATCAATACCAAACCTGCAGTTTAGGCATGGCACCACTTTCTAATGTAGGAAGCTGTAAGTATTCATTTGCTACTGAGAAATTTATCCGTTTGGCCTATCTATATGGAAATTCTTTATATAACTTCAAAGGATTAAAGGAATTTAAAGAAAAGTTTGCTTGTACGTGGGAACCGAAATATCTTGCTTACAAAAAAACATTCCTTCCAGCAACATTCGTGCAGCTTGTGTTGTTGATTAATAAAAGAAAAACAAACCGGCAAATGTTACGAGTGCAAAAAAAAGAAGAAATTGGATAACTACTAAGCATATGAAATGGTTCTAATAGAAAGAGCCGAATAATCCACTTCGGCTCTTTTCCCAATTAGCGAATCGATGCACTACGTAAGCTATATCTTTTTCCTGGATGATGGTCTGGTAAACGGTTATAACCATACAAGTTATCACGGAAGGTTTCCCCTTCATATTCTTTACGTACAAGTCCGCGTTCCTGGAGGATTGGTACGACATGTTCTGCAAAATCTTTAAACGTACCTGGAGTAATGGCATAAGCAATATTAAAGCCATCAATCCCTGTTTCTTCTACCCATTCTTCCAAAGTATCCGCGATTTCTTCTCCACTACCCACTGCAATTGGTCCAAGACCACCAATGCCAACAAACTCTTTAATCTTATCGACCGTCCATTGTGTCTCAGGATCAATTTTTGTGAAGTTTTCCACTGCAGATTGAATAGAGTCGTTCTTTACATAACGAAGGTTTTCGTCTGGCGCGTATTCAGATAGATCAATTCCGGTCCAACCTCCAAAGAGAGCCAAAGCTCCGTCATAGCTTATATGTTGTTTATACTCCTCATATTTTGCCACTGCTTCTTCATGCGTTTTCCCGACAATGGGGGTAAACATGGTGAGAACTTTAATGTCATCTTTTGAGCGACCAAACGTTTCCGCTTCTGCACGAAGTTTATCCACATATTGCTTTGCTGCTTTTTTCGTTGGAGCACCAATAAAGACACATTCCGCGTTTGCCGCAGCGAAAGCTCTTCCTTTTGTGGAGGCTCCTGCCTGAAATATGACTGGTGTTCGTTGAGGGGATGGTTCACTTAGGTGAGCACCAGGGACTTTGAAATATTTTCCTTCATGTTCGATATTGTGTACCTTACTTGGATCTGAATAGATACCACTATCTTTATCGACTAAGACTGCCTCCTCTTCCCAGCTACCTTCCCAAAGCTTGTAGCAAACTTCTAAGTACTCGGCAGCAATGTCGTAGCGCTCATCATGGCCAATTTGGTCATCTAATCCTATATTTACCGCAGCACTCTTAAGATAAGAGGTGACAATATTCCAACCGACGCGGCCTTTCGTTAGATGGTCTAAAGTAGACATCCGACGGGCAAATGGATACGGATGCTCATGCGTCACAGAAGCGGTCACCCCAAAACCGATATGCTTAGTAACGGCTGACATTAAGGGAACGA is from Radiobacillus kanasensis and encodes:
- a CDS encoding phosphatidylglycerol lysyltransferase domain-containing protein; the encoded protein is MEKRLTTKMETSTNSVNLHSEHIVTFLKDNGGNHVSHLFFLNDKEVYWAQRQTVLIVYKKIANKLVVLGDPIGPDASIPDAIREFHQYCEYQGLKPIFYQVSPAFMQFYHETGYRFVKLGEEGKVNLQTFTLAGKKGSKLRTRFNKFARNGFQFQVVNPPYSKEFLQQLKEVSDSWLGGQKEKTFSVVSFSEEYVSRFHVGILTDENDQIIAFATLADDFRETINIDLMRKRADSPHGTMDVLFIHILEWAKENQYQTCSLGMAPLSNVGSCKYSFATEKFIRLAYLYGNSLYNFKGLKEFKEKFACTWEPKYLAYKKTFLPATFVQLVLLINKRKTNRQMLRVQKKEEIG
- a CDS encoding LLM class flavin-dependent oxidoreductase — its product is MTKKRIYLNAFDMNCAGHQSPGLWTHPEDRSHQYKDSEYWIELAQILEEARFDAIFLADVLGTYDVYEGSRDAAVRQGAQSPVNDPLLVVPLMSAVTKHIGFGVTASVTHEHPYPFARRMSTLDHLTKGRVGWNIVTSYLKSAAVNIGLDDQIGHDERYDIAAEYLEVCYKLWEGSWEEEAVLVDKDSGIYSDPSKVHNIEHEGKYFKVPGAHLSEPSPQRTPVIFQAGASTKGRAFAAANAECVFIGAPTKKAAKQYVDKLRAEAETFGRSKDDIKVLTMFTPIVGKTHEEAVAKYEEYKQHISYDGALALFGGWTGIDLSEYAPDENLRYVKNDSIQSAVENFTKIDPETQWTVDKIKEFVGIGGLGPIAVGSGEEIADTLEEWVEETGIDGFNIAYAITPGTFKDFAEHVVPILQERGLVRKEYEGETFRDNLYGYNRLPDHHPGKRYSLRSASIR